A stretch of the Desulfovibrio legallii genome encodes the following:
- a CDS encoding phenylacetate--CoA ligase family protein — protein sequence MLFDMQQETLPREELEALQLRRLRNLCARVYATVPFYAKRFAEVGVTPDDIKTLDDVRRLPFTEKQDLRNHYPFGLFAVPRDHIVRLHASSGTTGKAVVVGYTARDLETWAGLMARSMAAAGVNSTDVVHVAYGYGLFTGGLGAHYGAERLGATVVPASGGATRRQASLLRDFGSTVLCATPSYGLHLWEAAREVGVDFRELPLRVGIFGAEPWSEAMRRDIEEKMGIDAMNIYGLSEVMGPGVAMECREAKCGMHLWEDHILPEIIDPVTGESLPPGEVGELVLTTLTKEGIPLVRYRTRDLTSLDYTPCVCGRTHVRISRLQGRSDDMLIIRGVNVFPQQIEGLLMESEGLTPNYQIIVDRADNLDTLEVCVEVSDSLFADQIRKLQSLEKRLQKNIKEFLGVTAKVRLMEPHSIQRSEGKAQRIVDKRPKD from the coding sequence GTGCTTTTTGATATGCAACAGGAAACCCTGCCGCGCGAGGAACTGGAGGCGCTGCAACTGCGCCGTCTGCGCAATCTCTGCGCCCGCGTGTACGCCACAGTGCCGTTCTACGCCAAACGCTTCGCGGAAGTGGGCGTTACCCCGGACGACATCAAAACGCTGGACGACGTGCGGCGGCTGCCGTTTACGGAAAAGCAGGACCTGCGCAACCACTATCCCTTCGGCCTGTTTGCCGTGCCCAGGGACCACATTGTGCGCCTGCACGCCTCCAGCGGCACCACGGGCAAGGCCGTGGTGGTAGGCTACACCGCCCGCGACCTGGAAACCTGGGCCGGGCTTATGGCCCGCAGCATGGCCGCCGCAGGCGTGAACAGCACGGATGTGGTGCATGTGGCCTACGGCTATGGCCTGTTTACGGGCGGCCTGGGCGCGCACTACGGGGCCGAGCGCCTGGGGGCCACGGTGGTGCCCGCCTCGGGCGGGGCCACGCGGCGGCAGGCCTCCCTGCTGCGGGACTTCGGCAGCACCGTGCTCTGCGCCACGCCGTCCTATGGCCTGCACCTGTGGGAGGCCGCGCGGGAAGTGGGCGTGGATTTTCGCGAGCTGCCCCTGCGGGTGGGCATCTTCGGGGCCGAGCCCTGGTCCGAGGCCATGCGCCGGGATATTGAAGAAAAAATGGGCATCGACGCCATGAACATCTACGGCCTTTCTGAAGTCATGGGGCCGGGCGTGGCCATGGAGTGTCGGGAGGCCAAATGCGGCATGCATTTGTGGGAGGACCACATCCTGCCGGAAATCATCGACCCGGTTACGGGCGAGAGCCTGCCCCCCGGCGAGGTGGGCGAGCTGGTGCTGACCACCCTCACCAAGGAGGGCATCCCCCTGGTGCGCTACCGCACCCGCGATCTTACCAGCCTGGACTATACGCCCTGCGTCTGCGGGCGGACGCATGTGCGCATCTCCCGCCTGCAGGGGCGCAGCGACGATATGCTCATTATCCGCGGGGTCAACGTCTTCCCGCAGCAGATCGAAGGCCTGCTTATGGAGAGCGAGGGCCTTACGCCCAACTATCAGATTATTGTGGACCGGGCGGACAACCTGGATACCCTGGAAGTGTGCGTGGAGGTGAGCGACAGCCTCTTTGCCGACCAGATCCGCAAGCTGCAGTCGCTGGAGAAGCGCTTGCAGAAAAATATCAAGGAGTTCCTGGGCGTCACGGCCAAGGTGCGGCTTATGGAGCCGCACTCCATCCAGCGCTCGGAAGGCAAGGCCCAGCGCATTGTGGACAAGCGCCCCAAGGACTGA
- the rsfS gene encoding ribosome silencing factor, with the protein MESTTPPAAPGTGSPRRHSALSVAARMADVARWLEEHKALNVVSLDLNGQNAFTTALVIASAGSARHARSLADGLGELCRLRNYEYLRTEGYAAGQWILVDMNDLVVNIFQEPMRALYGLEALWGAHNAGEARP; encoded by the coding sequence ATGGAAAGCACAACCCCACCCGCCGCCCCAGGCACAGGCTCCCCCAGGCGTCATTCGGCCCTCTCCGTGGCCGCCCGCATGGCGGACGTGGCCCGCTGGCTGGAAGAGCACAAAGCCCTCAACGTGGTCAGCCTGGACCTCAACGGGCAGAACGCCTTTACCACGGCCCTGGTCATCGCCAGCGCCGGTTCGGCCCGGCACGCCCGCAGCCTGGCCGACGGCCTGGGCGAACTCTGCCGCCTGCGCAACTACGAATACCTGCGCACCGAAGGCTATGCCGCCGGCCAGTGGATTCTGGTGGATATGAACGACTTGGTGGTGAACATTTTTCAGGAGCCCATGCGCGCCCTTTACGGCCTGGAGGCCCTCTGGGGGGCGCACAACGCCGGGGAGGCGCGCCCATGA